The following proteins come from a genomic window of Flavobacterium crocinum:
- a CDS encoding rSAM-modified peptide: protein MKTTTYTFKDFQKETISKKEQKTIIGGGGDEVDPGRGKGNGNG from the coding sequence ATGAAAACTACAACATACACATTCAAAGATTTCCAAAAAGAAACAATCTCTAAAAAAGAGCAAAAAACTATTATTGGCGGAGGCGGTGACGAAGTTGATCCGGGAAGAGGTAAAGGAAACGGAAACGGGTAA